A stretch of DNA from Cryptomeria japonica chromosome 4, Sugi_1.0, whole genome shotgun sequence:
CTAGACTTGCATCCTCCTTTCCTTGTATTGTGATCATTTATCAGTTATTAGAGATGATATCCTTGGTTATTTGCAAATAACCTTTCCTTGCTACCACCTTTAATTCTCTTGTAGATATCATTTGACTTCTAATACAAGGCACCATCCTCAATTACTTTGCGGATGAtttgatgcattgattcaaagatgTCAtcctagatttgcaagtggatgGCCTTACTACTTGAATATACATGGTTGCTTTGTAAATGACCTCAACAATTGGGAGATGCCCTCTTTGCTTGGTTTGTTAAAATACTCAAATGCATTGATGATAAGCTTGATAAATGTTTAATTGCTTCTAAATCTAAACTAAACACCTTCATGAACATTTGATAATTGGTTCTTGCTTATTCTCTGCATGATTCCATAGATTTTGAATGTTCTCAACCACTGAGTGTTTGCATGAGGAGAAAATCACTACTTTCGCATCTGATATTGTTGTTCTTTTTTTCTTGATCTTTGGTGAATTTGTACTTAGACATTAATGCATTTACATTTTTGTTTCCTGAAGGATGGATATTTCTTATATGTATGACACTCCTTACAATCTCATTCTTACTTTTAAAAGGTTGGAGCTTGTTCATGGTTTATGGTTGAATTGGATTCCTCATTGATGAGACTAGCTTTGGCATTGATCTCTTGGTTCTTACATGAGACCCTTTTAGTTCAGGTAGGTTCTCTAAAGCTCCTTTGTAGTTATCGTGGTCCAAGATGATTATCAAGACATCACAGGATTGTAGTGGGTATTTTTGCTGACTACTTCATTTTAATGTTATCTTTTCTCTTCATGGAATGTTGTGGTTTGGACTCTAGGGGAAAAGATTTGTCAGATTCAAATGTTGTCCTTGTGACATGTTAACGATCACCAGCTATAGGTGATCGAACACTGATTGAGACGTCTCTAAGACTTTGATGTCATGCCAACTTTGAAAGAGACTTTTGATTTATGAAGTATAAAACAGATTACATCCTACTTGGCTTCAAGAATGCCCCTTTGAGAAGGTGTTTGCAAGATGCCATCTTTTTTGTTCTCTCAAACTATAGTTTTAGGAGGAATGCTGGTACATATTCAACATTTGATGTAAATTTGCCATGTCAAGCCCCCTGGATCTTAGCTATGGGTGCATCTTTGGGGATGGGGTTCTTTTCTCCAAACCAAATTGTGGTAGTTTCAATCCACTTCAGCCTGCATTGGATAATCATTTAGTAGATTCATCATGGCCTACCTTTGTAGATAACAAAGGACCAACATGTGCTATAATCATGAAAGATCACGTAACTTCATATGTATAAATAAGTGAAGTTTGTGCCTAATTAAGATCATCTTGATCATTTGCTATAGCGATCATAAGAGCCATAATAATTATTGTACCTCACTTAGACAAATTCCTAtagtattctctctttctctttattattaATGTGTAATAATTATCGTACCTCACTTAGACAACTTCCTATAGTATTCTCTCTCTTTATTATTAATGTGTAATAATTATCGTACCTCACTTAGACAACTTCCTAtagtattctctctttctctttattattaATGTGTATAATATATCGTTAAATTACTTTAAGAGTTTTTCATATTACACAATAATAACTCCCACAAAAGAAAAAGAATTTGATTAAAAGTTGTCCACAAATGCTCTAATCAATTTACAAAATAAGTTTCATAACTATTTATCTGCTTTTTCTTCTTACATTTTAGgaactttaattatttaatcatttgcCAGTTTTGCCTCAGCTTTTTGTGTTTTACCACATTAATCATTCTGGGACCGATGACAGATAATTCAATGATGATGCTAGAAATTTACAAGTAATAAGAATAATAAATAGAGATCACAAAtcaaaaaagaaataaattaatataGTAGCATCCATGTGAAGAATAAAACAAAACTCTATGAATCTTCAAAAAAATACTTTGAAGGACAAGGAAAACTAAAGAGTGCCAATAGAGTTAAAACTTAAAACTAAAGAGATACCAGAGCTGGAGGATCTTATAAATAGAGATAAGCAATTTCTGAAAAAGAAATAGTGTGCATCTTAAAAGGGAGAATATTCACAGAAATACCTGTCTCTCACGAAGTTGATTATACGTTCCATTGCTTCTACTTTGAGAATATGAGCTCCCATCAGGAGATGTAGCATCCATTACTCTATTATTCTCATATTTATACCTGTAGAagaaaattacataaaacataattGACATAGCATAGTCAATAAAAAGTAAAGTACAGCCAAACCCAATATGCTAGCAGTTTATTCATCTAAGGCATTAAATCCTTGTAAAAAATATATGAAATGCTTCCTTATTAGATATGATAATGGTTGGTCTTTAATAGAATCCATGAACAAAACGGTAATTTAATTTCTTATCAATATTTATAAGGAAGAACAATGAAATAATTAAGCAATCCAGCTGTTAGAACTGATTACACATCCATTTTAAAAAGCATATGAAATTATTTTTTATGGGATATGCTAATGGTTGAACTTTAATAGCATGATCTGTTAACAAAGCCTAAAATGTCCATGTTAAATTAAGTAGTCAAAAAAAGCTCCCCCAACAAGTTACGCAGACAATAACTAGTCTTGGTGAGCCATACTGCAAAGTGAAATTTATTTTCTGATTGAATATTtgcaaggactaagcacaatgAAATAATTAAGTAATCCAGCTATTAGGATTGATTACACACCCATTGTAAAAATTATATGAAATGCTTTTTTATTAGGTATGCTAAGGGTTGGTCTTTAATAGTATGATCCATTAATAATGCCTAGAAGTAGAAAAAAAGCGCCACATTAcaatatgatattttattttgtgattcatATTTATGAGGATAAAGACAACGAAATAATTAAGAAATCCATCTGTTAGAATTGATTACACACCCATTGTAAAAAGTATGTGAAATGCTTTTTTATTAGGTATGCTAATGGTTGGTCTTAAATAGTATGATCCGTTAACAAAGCCTAAAAGTAAAATGAAGTGAGTGGCAAGAAAAAAAATCCCTAGGACATTTTACTGGGATGTTAAATGTCATGGTGGGATAcataggaaaatgataactatttTCTGGTTAATATTTATAAGGACTAAGCAAAGTGAAATAATTAAGCAATCCAGCCATTAAAACTGATGACACACCAATGGCATCTTGTACGCATTAATCTTGAAGAAGTCAGAATATTAAACTAAACCTGTACTCTAGTGCTATAAGTAAATCTATGCAGGAATGCAAACTTTAGTCCCAGAAGATATCGGCTCAAAGCTGCCACTCCATAAAATACACACCATCTAGAGTATAGATCAGAAAACTATCACATGTAATCAAACTATACTTTAAAAAAACATCTTTCTACTAAAAATACTGAAAAGACAATAAAATTTGCTTCCAATGATCAGTTGTCATATATACTAATCTAAATTTCAGACTCCAATCATAGTCATTTCTGTCACTTCCAATCTTTGCAAGTTCTTTTTTCTTGATGTTGTACTCAGAATGGTTCCCTGCAGGACATAGATCATATACTCTCTGATTCTAAAACCTCAAATTctatctccataaatatgtaatggTTTGTGGGCTCCTACTCATTTTACTTCCCCTGAGATGTGCTATAGAATTCCCTTACATTGAAAGCCTACCTTTCCTAaacattcaaaatcaaattttttaCCTCCACACTCAATCTTAAGGGTTTCGTCTCTTaaagaaaactacctatttctAACCATTCATAAATAGAAATCAAATTTTATACCTCCACACTCCatctttttagggttttctctctttACTTAAGTTATTGATGCCTATGTAAAGCTGTACTCAACATGGATCCCTGCACCACAAATTTGTCTCACATTCTGTTTCTGAAATTATTGATTCTACCTCATCAAATGTATATTATTTGCATTGCCATTTTACTATAAGTAGGCTACTACTCATCTTCCTCTACACTCTACCTAGAGGATCCTCTGTCTGAAAGTTACCCCCACTCATGTATTTGATCCGTAAGGATAATTAAATTCAAGTTATTCAACTTATCATCATACAAAATCAAGTGTGTAAATAAAAGCTTTATCTGCCATTCTGATTTTATACTCATGtttaaaaactaaatttaaattccATTACAGATCTGTCCATCATGATAGATTTGCATCTAAATACCTAAAATCTGCATATGCCCATGACTCCCCAGACTGAATAACAGAGAAACACAAGGGCAGTAAAAACCAAAAAGATAAACATACAAATATGCCAACAGCTCGCTATGCTACGAAAATCAAAGGGTGGCTTGTAAACAACAACTTCACAGTCCACAACTTGAACCACTCAGATCAGCAGATTCACTATAGATAGCAGGAGATGTGAAACAACCAATAGAAATTACTAAGACCTCATTAGCGATGCCAAAGTTAAAATCAAAAAGCCAAGCTGATAAGAATCTTGTAACTTCATGCAATTCACTGCAGAAAATTATAGTTATCAGTTGTTTTCAGTTGTGATCAATGCTTTAGACTAAAGCTGCTAAATTTTTCATTCCCAACTAATAAGGCCCGATGGTTGAAAATTGTGACTAAACATAGCAGCTGTAACCTGACCAACAGTGTCTACCTCAGCCAGAGTTGTGGTAATTGTTGAAGGATCTCATGAACAAATTATAGAATCGGATAAACAGATACGGTAACAGATTCTGTATATTTTCAGGACCCCCTGAGACAGATGACCATATACAgcaattattaaatatatatattcaattattTATACATCTAGAAACATAGAACATAACATTAAAAATATTACTTTTATATATTTTCACcctttctttttatatttttaattattatgtttATTTAGTTATATTATTTATACATCTAAAGGCATAGAACATAACAATtttcttttgcaattttttttcaCAACCCTAAACCAGAATCAGCACCAAGCAGTGCAGCACTTATCCAGATATTATAGCTCAAATATATAGATATATCTGATACCATATCCAGGCATTACAGCCATATCGTATAATTCCCTGGTATCCAATATGTGGATATACATATCTGGAAAGTGTAAAGGAAATATCCAGAAACTCTGACCACAATACATATTCCTAGCACAATGCTCTAAGATGTTCTTGTCAATTTGCAGACCAGTTTACTTTTCAGATGGCATACATCTTTAGTCGAGAAATTGGATGCTAAGATTCCGAGTGTTGAGGTAAACCTAATAGAGGTTTAACATTGGCCAAGTAGTcatcttaatataaattttcatggCTGTAGACAATTACAAACGCCCATACATATCATTATTcaggaaattattttatttatctattattACATTTAAAAAATTACTATATTATTCGCTATCACAGCTCTCTTTCCATCagtcttttctttctattttcaacaGGGGCTTTCCATCaatcttttctttctattttcaacaGAGGCTTGAGCTGTTAAATAGCGCGAAATCCAAATCcaacaaaaatagaaagttgcagtTATTAATATTAAGTCATTATTATACTATGATATTGTAATTAGTCTGCTTTGTTTATTATTTGCAATTATTAATATTAAGTCATTATTAtattcaatattgttatcatttttGTTTTTCTTACATGGATTGTGCTGACCTCCTATAGACCCCGCTGCCATTGTAGAGCGCCCATTGGCATAATTACGCTACTAGTTGATTCATACATTTGGGAAAAAAATCCAGGAAAGCATTTGACAAAACCTAAACCTAAACCCCTGCCACATAAAGAACAAGCACTTTCAAAGAACTTAAAATCCTGCTCTGTGGATCGAGATATATTATCACTATATAAAGGCTCAAATTCATCTCCTGAGGATAAGAAACAAGATCTTGTTTAAATCTTTCACCACAAGAACTGAGTTGAATGAGCAGTTAATGAGCTAAAACATAACACATAACAATAACATATTGATTATTGACATATGATGTTTAAACCTTGTCACCAACATTTTAGGCCTATAGAGATCTTTTACTTCTATTACACACAACATAAATAGACAACTGATCCACCAGAAAAAAGAAAtgtggaatttaattaaataaaaaagccTCACTCCAATCTTATTGTATTTGAATCAAGATACTTATCAAAGTTCATCCTGAGAATAATTAGGGAATCTCGTTGATCATTCACAATCAAACTTCATATCATAATAAGACTTTCCTATTAATAGCATAAAGCTGTAGAAACTTCAGATGGTTGAAATCAGCAATTACAAACAGAGCCAGCACTACTAAAGCTCAAAGGATTCTACCAAAGTGACTATTAATGTAACATCTTATCTTACCAACAGCAAACATTAGCACAACATATTGTTACATTTACATTGACATAGATATTTCTCATGGAAATACAAGCCATCCCATTGTGAAAACCAGAAACATAGTTACTAAAGCTAATGTGAAGATAAAGCAATGATGAAAACAAGTCACTAAGGCTAAAATGATGGTAAAGTAGTAAAGAAAACCTTAATCGCTCAGCATCTGCTCTAACATCAATTTTCTCTGTCTCTCGGTTTATCAGATTGACAACTCGAGCTGTGTATGATGTAATCGCACGAAGTAATTGTGGAGGACTCCTCAAGGAATTTAAAGCAATGTCCTTTATATCATCTGGTATTTCTCCATCAATGTCGATACCCAACTTTGAAGCTTCTAAATATTTAAGTCCTTGAACACCTAACCCATCATAAGCTGGAAATGTGTTTCGTATTCTTTCAGTAAGATGAGCTGCAAGAGACTCACATGCTTTTCTAATGCTCCTTTCCTGTGCTGTTTCTATGAGAATGAGACCATCTGTGGGTTTGTTGCCCTTGACTGTAGCATAAACTGTGTCCTGCTCATTACGAGCACGCAAGATGTCAGGAGTCACATCTTGCGCACCTCCAACTCTCATCTTTTGTGCATCCCTTGCCTGATCAACATATCGATGAAGACGGCGCTGGTATTCTGCAAAAATCTTGGTTGTATCTTCGCATCGTTGATCGTAGGCTTCAAGCATCACCTGCTTATGCCTAAATACACAATAACAACAAGTAAGCTTCTCTTTGGAAAAACATGGCATTCTGTTCAGAAATTCTTAATCAAAGTTTCAAGTTGATTCTTCAGCAATCTCTAAACTTTCAAGTTTCAAGTCCATCTTTAAGCAGTCGCACATATAGTGTAGTATGATAATGACTTTAACTACTTCTTGACTATGTCAGTATGATATATCTTGAACATAACAAACTATATTTGTTTTTGTTTGTGTGGTTTGGGAAACTTTAGCACAAAGCATACatttatgtctatttttgtttgtAAGATTTTGTACTCTACTAATAGGCTATGAAACTCCCCTGGTGAAGGAGGAGCCAGCTATCTTTCTCTACAGAATAGCCCGTTAAGTGCTCAAACTTAACGTCAAGAAGGGGAGGATTTTATAGGAATTTATAACCCTTGCCGTCCCCAATCTCATACCTCAAGGCAGTCAAGTCCTCTTTTGTTGTTCGAAAAGTGGAAATACACTCTTTTTTAACTAGCAAAAATCAATAGTGAGTAAAATTTAACTTTATATCATGCCAACATTTCCACATCATACCCTATCCAAGGTTTCTAGAAAATTGGCGTTCCCTGTAACTCTATTATGACAACTTACCTTTGATATGATAcataatttgagcaatgagctatTCAACAATGGTAGATTTTTTTCACACCAATTTTGTTATTACAGAACTGGCAGAGAGTAttcaaataaaatatcaatatGACATTCAGATTTACATGAAGACTGCGATAATAAATCAGTTGAAAGGAGCTTTCTCAAAACGACAATGTTAAACCAAATGTCACACAGCTCTGGGGGATTCACTGTCACCGCAAGTAGATTATCCTTGATTAACTGAAAAACTAGTATTCTAACGTCAGGCATGATTTAATTTATCAGACACTTGAGAGATGGAAATGAGTGGCTCCTCCAAGAAATTTAACAATAAATCTGTATGTATTAGTGACTTTGTATGTCGATTTAGTTTGATTGACCTACATGGAAAGCCACAAGGATCAGTTTGAAGCAAACAACCTACAATATACACACTTACTACACAACTCGGACAAATTATCCTTTGAATTGCAGCACAAGACAATTTGGCTTCGTGAGACGTCATGTGTCCCAACAAAAATTCATCGTAGATATTTAACCTATCAAAAGCAGATGCAAAATCACGACAATCCAAACAAACGATATAAATTCAAAACCTGTAATTTGACTTGTCGTCGAGCATTCTCTTCCGCTGGGATTCCTCCCTGGAAGTTTCTAGCATCCGTCCCTTCAATTCCTTCCGTTGTCTCTGAAGGATTTGCCTCAGTCTCTCCACCTCCTTTTCAGCCGCATCACGTTCTCTCAGAGCCTTCTCTCGGATTTCATAGGCTTCGGAAGCCTGCCCCCGTTCTAAAACCTCCTTACTCTTCGGAATCTCCGCAGTTTTGCCTTTATTTTTCCCATCAAATCTCCTCCTGCCTTTGCTTTTAACCTCTTCTTCCTTAACACGTACATTATTCCTTGACGTCTCCTGCAGGCCGGCACCGACGCTAGGCCTTCCATGGACCAGAacatttctcttaattttctccaCAGTTTTCTCCGATTTTACTCTTTGTAAGAGAAAATTCCAAACGGGCAACATATTTCCTCTACAGATTTTTTTGAGATCTTCAGGAGAAGGAAGAGGATTGTTAGAAGATAAATATTGCCCCTGAGGCCGGTAACCCATTTCCTGCTGTAGCCATTCCAAAATTGCTTCCGGCTGTGGAACGCCGCCGCTTGGGTTCTGCATAGCTTTGAATCTACAAAATCTTATCGGAATTCACCTCAAACCAATGCAACAGATCCCAGAAAGATGAAGATCGATCCGAGAGACCAAAAAGCCGCTTTGGAACCAAATTGTGGGGCGTTTTGAAAACCTAGACGAATATTGAAACCCTAGAGAATTTTTCTTGCAAATTTGGAAGCGTTTGCAGCTGATGCGTCTGCTGCTACTGTGATAAAGGAGTTGAATTGGGCGTCCCATTGACATGATTATTCCATCGCCCATATAAAAAATCTGTCCATCATATTCCAAACCCTGCCTCCTGTTATCTCAAAGTCTCGTTAAATCCCGTGCAATTCAGAGGGACGAGAAGGAGcaactattaatttatttattaaaaaacttGATTTGAAATGCCAAGGGGGGGTGTGTGGGCCGGTCGATAGTTTGTCCGTTGAGGAATGCCTGCCCTACGATTAATATTTGTTCGTGAATTAAACGCTAAGGCCAAAAACAATCCAAAAAATTAGCTTGGATGGGCCACTAAATCATGCGTTAGTGCCCATGTCATCGTCACCTCTAACGGTAATCTAGTGGTTGGCCGGCTATGTAATTACAAGCTACCAAAAACATATATTAAACGTCCGTCTTATGACTTTCAAACTGTTGGCAAAGGTGAGCTTGCAAGCATCTTTCTTGCCATTATAGTCATGTGTTTAGCAAGTAATACCCATAATGAACAAAGGATTAGATTGGATGCAAACTCCACAAAAAGGATACTAAATTGGTAAGAGTTAACAAAAGGTTAGATTGGAGGCCACATTTTTAAAAAGATACTAAATTGGTAGGAGTTCTAGTGATTAAGTAAAACACATAGAAGATTTTTGGGTTGTGTAAGTTTGATTTTTCATGGTGTAAAAATTATCTAGGATTAGGAATAAGTGTGTGAATGTAAGTATAATAATAAATGTATAAGGGTAAGTGGTGGTATGGATATAGTAAGGTCGTAATGTGGGGAATTTTGTGTAGACTAAGAGGGGTAAAGGAATTATGTGTGGAATTGTGTGTAAATGGAGAGGGGTAAAGGAACTGGGAATAAGTTCAACTTTTCACAATACTATGTTATTTGTCAATATGGAATTGTATTAAGGCATTACACAAAATGGACTCAAAATTAAAAAAGGATTGCATGGATGTGTAAATTTAATCATTACATTTTGTCCCCACTTTGAGATGCATGTGAACCCTATAGTCATCTAAAATTAACACAACATCACTTAGCCTAATAACACAAATATTTCTTCTATAACTGATTAAATAATCCCTATTTATCTAGTTAGTTTTTCAATGTGTACTTGcttattaattaataatattttattatttaattaataaagtcaTTATTCATCACAATTCACCCAATTCAATTTCTAACCTAAAGTCATTTATCGTTTCTTTCCTATAGCCCACTTTGGGTAAATAAAccagaaattaaaaaaaatcattcattttccattagtGAGTTAAAATTAATTGTCACTAATCCATCACTTGCACACACTAATCCTTGTCAACTCCCCTTAAATCATGCGCAAAGATATGGCCTTT
This window harbors:
- the LOC131047125 gene encoding AUGMIN subunit 5 isoform X1 translates to MQNPSGGVPQPEAILEWLQQEMGYRPQGQYLSSNNPLPSPEDLKKICRGNMLPVWNFLLQRVKSEKTVEKIKRNVLVHGRPSVGAGLQETSRNNVRVKEEEVKSKGRRRFDGKNKGKTAEIPKSKEVLERGQASEAYEIREKALRERDAAEKEVERLRQILQRQRKELKGRMLETSREESQRKRMLDDKSNYRHKQVMLEAYDQRCEDTTKIFAEYQRRLHRYVDQARDAQKMRVGGAQDVTPDILRARNEQDTVYATVKGNKPTDGLILIETAQERSIRKACESLAAHLTERIRNTFPAYDGLGVQGLKYLEASKLGIDIDGEIPDDIKDIALNSLRSPPQLLRAITSYTARVVNLINRETEKIDVRADAERLRYKYENNRVMDATSPDGSSYSQSRSNGTYNQLRERQKAHVQQFMETEDALNKAAEARKVSEKLIKRMHGSDNGDAGYSYAVGDNIQSSGGLRQFELDVLSKERELVGLRASVNTLTSEVLRLKKMCAEWREAEEALRRKWKKIEQFDGRRTELESIYTALVRSNLAAAASWEQHPLAAREYSANTIIPACSTVQNKTTEAHDLIEKEVVAFHRSPENRLYMLPATPQALLDSMGVSGSTGPEAVAAAEKNAELLTARAGARDPSAIPSICRISAALQYHAAGVEGSDAGLGSVLESLEFCLKLRGSEASILEDLSKAINQVHMLKDLVGSGRALLSNAYSSRPEYERTTSYCLSVAAEHEKIAMEKWLPELKAAVHEAQKCLQECKRVRGLVDEWWEQPAATAVDWVTVDGQNVAAWIAHVKQLQMAFY
- the LOC131047125 gene encoding AUGMIN subunit 5 isoform X2; its protein translation is MQNPSGGVPQPEAILEWLQQEMGYRPQGQYLSSNNPLPSPEDLKKICRGNMLPVWNFLLQRVKSEKTVEKIKRNVLVHGRPSVGAGLQETSRNNVRVKEEEVKSKGRRRFDGKNKGKTAEIPKSKEVLERGQASEAYEIREKALRERDAAEKEVERLRQILQRQRKELKGRMLETSREESQRKRMLDDKSNYRHKQVMLEAYDQRCEDTTKIFAEYQRRLHRYVDQARDAQKMRVGGAQDVTPDILRARNEQDTVYATVKGNKPTDGLILIETAQERSIRKACESLAAHLTERIRNTFPAYDGLGVQGLKYLEASKLGIDIDGEIPDDIKDIALNSLRSPPQLLRAITSYTARVVNLINRETEKIDVRADAERLRYKYENNRVMDATSPDGSSYSQSRSNGTYNQLRERQKAHVQQFMETEDALNKAAEARKVSEKLIKRMHGSDNGDAGYSYAVGDNIQSSGGLRQFELDVLSKERELVGLRASVNTLTSEVLRLKKMCAEWREAEEALRRKWKKIEQFDGRRTELESIYTALVRSNLAAAASWEQHPLAAREYSANTIIPACSTVQNKTTEAHDLIEKEVVAFHRSPENRLYMLPATPQALLDSMGVSGSTGPEAVAAAEKNAELLTARAGARDPSAIPSICRISAALQYHAGVEGSDAGLGSVLESLEFCLKLRGSEASILEDLSKAINQVHMLKDLVGSGRALLSNAYSSRPEYERTTSYCLSVAAEHEKIAMEKWLPELKAAVHEAQKCLQECKRVRGLVDEWWEQPAATAVDWVTVDGQNVAAWIAHVKQLQMAFY